The Hyphomicrobiales bacterium genome has a window encoding:
- a CDS encoding hypothetical protein (Evidence 5 : Unknown function): MGSRYPFCGVLRGTGNSTNVEFILTEGGGHENHVSMNVELAAAQLEALGNPTRLRIYRALVRAGHVGLPVAQVQERLGIPASTLSHHLQRLIRNGLVSQERQATTLICRAVYPAMNALLGFLADECCIDEGCSAGSEQAA, translated from the coding sequence ATGGGTTCGCGATATCCCTTCTGCGGCGTTCTCCGGGGGACTGGTAATTCGACGAATGTGGAATTTATCTTGACTGAGGGTGGGGGGCATGAAAATCATGTTTCCATGAATGTCGAATTAGCAGCAGCCCAGCTCGAAGCTCTTGGCAACCCAACCCGGCTTCGGATCTATCGTGCGTTGGTCCGGGCCGGGCATGTCGGTCTTCCGGTCGCCCAGGTGCAGGAGCGTCTCGGCATCCCGGCCTCGACCCTGTCCCATCATCTTCAGCGTCTCATCCGAAATGGCCTCGTCTCGCAGGAGCGCCAGGCGACGACACTGATCTGCCGCGCAGTCTATCCGGCAATGAACGCCTTGCTCGGCTTCCTGGCCGACGAATGCTGCATCGACGAGGGTTGCTCGGCAGGGTCTGAGCAGGCCGCCTGA
- a CDS encoding Flavoprotein has translation MQELPVVVIGAGPVGLAAAANLIARRMAVKVYEAGASVGANIRDWGHVRLFSPWEFNVDPASRKLLEAAGWAEPDKQGYPTGHELIDRYLDPLAGTVELARVIEYGAQVIAIGRRGIDKVVSRDRELHAFQLVIRDRDGGTRRVLARAVIDASGTWTTPNPAGAGGMPADGEEALADRIAYGIPDVLNRDRDTYAGRTTLVLGAGHSAANVLLDLVELAEQDAATKAIWVTRGRDLSRVYGGGANDQLAGRGDLGTRLRQVVDSGQVELVRGVALAGIREQSGRLLVMGETPEGGRTVGPVDRIVACTGQRPDLTLTRELRVELDPWLESTRMLGPMIDPNLHSCGSVPPHGHRELSHHEPGFYTVGIKSYGRAPTFLMLTGFEQVRSVVAAIAGDMVAADDVKLVLPETGVCTTAPAGTAGCCGGPAPEPASACCAEDARAKADGQEGCGCGPAKLPEPVTNSSCCGEVA, from the coding sequence ATGCAGGAACTTCCCGTCGTAGTGATTGGTGCCGGCCCCGTCGGCCTGGCCGCCGCAGCCAATCTGATCGCTCGTCGAATGGCCGTGAAGGTCTACGAAGCCGGGGCGTCCGTCGGCGCCAACATCCGCGACTGGGGTCATGTGCGGCTGTTCTCGCCGTGGGAGTTCAACGTAGACCCGGCGAGCCGAAAGCTGCTCGAGGCCGCGGGTTGGGCGGAGCCGGACAAGCAGGGCTATCCGACAGGACACGAGCTGATCGATCGCTACCTCGATCCTTTGGCGGGGACAGTTGAGCTCGCCCGGGTCATCGAATACGGCGCCCAAGTCATTGCGATCGGTCGTCGCGGCATCGACAAGGTGGTCAGCCGGGATCGGGAGCTTCACGCGTTCCAACTCGTCATTCGCGACCGGGACGGCGGTACGCGTCGCGTTCTTGCCCGCGCAGTCATCGACGCTTCCGGAACCTGGACCACTCCGAACCCGGCAGGGGCGGGAGGCATGCCTGCCGATGGCGAGGAAGCGCTTGCGGACAGGATCGCTTACGGCATCCCGGACGTGCTCAATCGCGACCGCGACACCTATGCGGGGCGCACGACGCTCGTGCTCGGGGCCGGGCATTCTGCTGCGAACGTGTTGCTCGACCTTGTCGAGCTGGCCGAGCAGGATGCGGCAACGAAAGCGATCTGGGTGACGCGCGGCCGCGACCTATCCCGGGTCTACGGCGGCGGCGCGAACGATCAGCTCGCCGGGCGAGGCGACCTCGGCACGCGGCTGCGGCAGGTTGTCGATAGCGGCCAGGTCGAACTCGTCCGCGGCGTCGCCCTCGCGGGCATCCGCGAGCAAAGCGGGCGCCTGCTCGTCATGGGCGAGACGCCGGAGGGCGGGCGCACCGTCGGTCCCGTCGACCGGATCGTCGCCTGCACGGGACAGCGCCCGGATCTCACCCTGACCCGAGAGCTGCGGGTCGAACTCGATCCCTGGCTCGAGAGCACCCGCATGCTCGGGCCGATGATCGACCCGAACTTGCATTCCTGTGGATCGGTGCCGCCGCACGGACATCGCGAACTCTCGCATCACGAGCCAGGCTTCTACACGGTCGGGATCAAGAGCTACGGGCGTGCGCCCACCTTCCTGATGCTCACGGGCTTCGAACAGGTTCGGTCGGTTGTCGCCGCCATCGCGGGCGATATGGTGGCAGCGGACGACGTCAAACTGGTTCTCCCGGAGACCGGCGTGTGCACGACGGCTCCGGCGGGTACGGCGGGCTGCTGCGGCGGTCCCGCTCCCGAACCCGCTTCTGCCTGTTGCGCCGAAGATGCCCGTGCGAAGGCCGATGGTCAGGAGGGCTGCGGTTGCGGCCCCGCCAAGCTCCCGGAACCCGTGACGAACTCCTCCTGCTGCGGCGAGGTCGCGTGA
- a CDS encoding MFS transporter, whose protein sequence is MTDRNRLTVISALGVVQILAWGSSYYLPAVLAAPIAADTGWPLSWIVGALSVGLLTAGAVAPYVGRLIGETGGRPVLAAAAILIASGQLILGLSPNLPIFVLGWVVLGAGMAAGLYDAAFSTLGRLYGGSARSAITVLTLWGGFASTVCWPLSAYLVEQFGWRGTCFVYAAIQLLISLPLVLTILPRVPPELPTPTVGTSGTASSLLPAERRAFLLLSGIVIIGGAIGAIVGVHLLTLLQAQGIGLAAAVALGALVGPAQVGGRVIEMAGGGRHHPLWTMSAALGLIAIGLGLMALDVGPIGAAIVLYGAGNGVFSIAKGTLPLTQFGAQRYAALIGRLARPSLIAQALAPAMGAFLFDRAGASWTYGALMLLAMLNVLLGACLWLTRTR, encoded by the coding sequence GTGACCGATCGAAACCGTCTGACGGTCATCTCGGCCCTGGGCGTGGTCCAAATCCTCGCCTGGGGGTCCTCCTACTATCTCCCTGCGGTTCTAGCGGCACCCATCGCTGCCGACACCGGATGGCCATTGTCTTGGATTGTCGGCGCGCTCTCGGTCGGCCTGCTCACGGCCGGAGCCGTTGCGCCCTATGTCGGTCGCCTCATCGGGGAGACCGGCGGAAGGCCGGTCCTGGCCGCTGCCGCCATCCTCATCGCCTCCGGGCAGCTCATTCTCGGTCTGTCGCCGAACCTTCCCATATTCGTCCTCGGCTGGGTCGTGTTGGGGGCCGGCATGGCCGCTGGACTGTACGATGCGGCGTTCTCGACACTCGGACGCCTCTATGGCGGAAGCGCGCGATCGGCGATCACCGTGCTGACGCTTTGGGGCGGCTTCGCCAGCACGGTCTGCTGGCCGCTGTCGGCCTATCTCGTCGAGCAATTCGGTTGGCGGGGGACCTGCTTCGTCTACGCAGCCATCCAGCTTCTGATCTCATTGCCACTCGTGTTGACGATCTTGCCGCGCGTTCCGCCGGAACTGCCGACGCCGACAGTGGGGACTTCCGGGACGGCATCGAGCCTGCTCCCGGCGGAGCGTCGCGCTTTCCTGCTTCTCTCCGGGATCGTCATCATCGGCGGCGCGATCGGCGCTATCGTCGGCGTTCATCTGCTGACGCTCCTCCAGGCGCAAGGAATTGGTCTCGCGGCTGCCGTGGCTCTTGGCGCGCTCGTCGGCCCGGCGCAGGTCGGCGGGCGGGTGATCGAGATGGCGGGCGGAGGGCGGCATCATCCGCTCTGGACCATGAGTGCGGCCCTCGGACTGATAGCCATTGGCCTCGGACTTATGGCGCTTGACGTCGGCCCGATAGGCGCTGCGATCGTCCTTTATGGGGCTGGCAACGGCGTTTTCTCGATCGCCAAGGGCACGCTGCCGCTGACGCAGTTTGGCGCTCAGCGTTACGCGGCCCTGATCGGAAGGCTGGCTCGGCCCAGTCTCATCGCTCAGGCGCTGGCGCCGGCAATGGGAGCCTTTCTCTTCGACAGGGCGGGCGCATCTTGGACCTACGGCGCGCTGATGCTCCTCGCCATGTTGAATGTACTGCTGGGGGCGTGCCTCTGGTTAACCCGGACCCGCTAG
- a CDS encoding hypothetical protein (Evidence 5 : Unknown function): MTRSFALIGGNSFYCSCERVFDPKLKGRPVIVLSNNDGCAVARTAEAKALGIRMWGRREFA; this comes from the coding sequence ATGACCCGCTCGTTCGCCTTGATCGGCGGCAACAGCTTCTACTGCTCCTGCGAGCGGGTCTTCGATCCGAAACTGAAGGGGCGGCCCGTCATCGTGCTGTCCAACAACGATGGCTGCGCGGTCGCCCGGACGGCCGAGGCCAAGGCGCTGGGCATCCGGATGTGGGGCAGGCGTGAGTTCGCGTGA
- a CDS encoding hypothetical protein (Evidence 5 : Unknown function), whose amino-acid sequence MVEILTAVLSDGLPAVEAACADALRQGVRSADVIINIQARRREPAAAITIMTPAP is encoded by the coding sequence ATGGTCGAGATCCTCACCGCGGTGCTCAGCGACGGGTTGCCTGCCGTCGAAGCTGCCTGCGCGGACGCTCTTCGGCAGGGCGTCCGCTCCGCCGACGTGATCATCAACATCCAGGCCCGGCGCCGGGAGCCGGCGGCAGCGATCACGATCATGACGCCTGCGCCATGA
- a CDS encoding hypothetical protein (Evidence 5 : Unknown function), with amino-acid sequence MSTDRKLNDGLRRSAQARTSDKLNALYAVLADVECDIGRLTEPLDLKTVQTRAGVGEKFLYGQKHKYTTKPKIQRRINEINELWKKIKPEDEIEPEQSELDKAQSEAKYWEDRYRKLARHCNIWFHRMRDQSRVLRASQAEFGNVRKFNHKR; translated from the coding sequence ATGTCCACCGACCGCAAACTGAACGATGGCCTGAGACGATCGGCTCAAGCGCGGACAAGCGACAAGCTCAACGCACTCTACGCCGTTCTTGCGGACGTCGAGTGCGACATCGGCCGCCTCACTGAACCGCTCGACCTGAAAACTGTCCAAACCCGCGCGGGCGTAGGCGAAAAATTCCTCTACGGTCAAAAACACAAATATACTACTAAACCTAAAATCCAACGTCGTATTAATGAAATCAATGAACTATGGAAAAAAATAAAACCAGAAGACGAAATTGAACCCGAGCAATCGGAATTAGATAAAGCTCAATCTGAAGCAAAATACTGGGAAGATAGGTACCGAAAACTCGCACGGCATTGCAATATCTGGTTTCATCGCATGCGCGACCAATCCAGAGTGCTTCGTGCAAGTCAAGCTGAGTTTGGGAATGTCCGCAAGTTCAATCACAAGCGGTAG
- a CDS encoding Phage integrase family protein: MNETTPWFTDFADSRMWVVHARKSMPSKPPYQGELPTTPLSQFKDDTWEYPTTWASENNRNCLTLDFLGNGTFPDGTRLSLSPVTDAILIRQLKEALIALTYRRGILTSERTRVRHLRPTGVYSLLQPLRRLFVAFKRCGCRSLREVNPAVLAETLEMLEPSANAFDSLATTFTDLLCACRHGLIIDGLLDLDFEISPPAKAFPDSSGPRGWQPISDSNVSEIIRISEFYVSHVQEIAKWIDYLRKEPQNRRHEVLNWARSNLPCGSKLSKRLGGRQLLHNLCALVYSSCSNFLSFHAGLRVSELLSIKTGFLNTDQSEALFDTRKLLLNFTTYKTVLSLQGRQRAVKAHPKLIEISAALEEIRKALGTPGEYLFTPPGESRPYITERWNKSVLGRFCELHNLDIELTGHRWRKTVAALAVRVFTNASVHLKELFGHASLSMTARYILASPFIREEIRDLTLDEVRRTGKTLLESLSVFGGPGLGGRHGKEMERRFSELFATDITEIDVGKTIDEFVEEMLRQNMLPIPVMPGVLCMKPANARGACAITSGDRLADPARCSAACTWQVQEAHRREVIVFVIRRIAQKWTSWTSLQQHYWGAQCRDQIRAWPELAAQLDDFPGMPTMLKRMILGIDECPPTAN; encoded by the coding sequence ATGAATGAAACAACCCCGTGGTTCACCGATTTCGCAGATTCTCGAATGTGGGTGGTGCATGCACGAAAATCCATGCCATCTAAACCACCATACCAAGGTGAACTTCCAACAACTCCATTATCTCAATTCAAGGATGACACTTGGGAGTACCCAACGACTTGGGCGTCTGAAAATAACCGCAATTGCCTTACCTTAGATTTCTTAGGGAATGGCACCTTCCCGGATGGAACTCGACTTTCGTTGTCCCCAGTCACCGACGCAATTCTGATTCGGCAGCTCAAGGAAGCGCTCATTGCCCTTACATATCGTCGTGGGATATTGACCTCCGAGCGCACGCGCGTCCGCCACCTGCGGCCAACAGGCGTCTATAGCCTACTGCAACCGCTGCGTCGTTTATTCGTTGCCTTCAAACGATGCGGATGCCGGTCTTTAAGGGAAGTGAACCCGGCTGTGCTGGCGGAGACGCTGGAAATGCTTGAGCCATCTGCAAACGCCTTTGACAGCCTCGCGACCACCTTCACGGACCTTCTTTGCGCTTGCCGCCATGGTCTTATTATTGATGGTCTTCTCGACCTAGATTTTGAGATTTCGCCACCCGCCAAAGCGTTTCCCGACTCATCAGGCCCTCGCGGATGGCAACCCATTAGTGACTCGAATGTCTCAGAGATCATCCGAATATCGGAATTTTACGTCAGTCACGTTCAAGAGATTGCGAAATGGATCGATTACCTCCGGAAAGAGCCCCAAAATCGAAGGCATGAGGTACTGAATTGGGCGAGATCCAATTTACCATGCGGCTCAAAGCTTTCAAAACGGCTCGGTGGAAGACAACTCTTGCATAACCTGTGTGCGCTTGTTTACTCGTCGTGCAGTAATTTTCTCTCATTTCACGCAGGATTGAGAGTATCAGAGCTACTTTCAATAAAGACCGGATTCCTAAACACAGATCAATCGGAGGCATTATTCGATACTAGGAAATTATTGCTAAATTTTACAACCTATAAGACCGTACTCAGTCTGCAAGGGCGCCAGCGAGCAGTAAAAGCCCATCCGAAACTCATCGAGATTTCAGCCGCCTTAGAGGAGATTCGTAAAGCGCTTGGAACTCCCGGAGAGTATTTATTCACTCCGCCTGGAGAATCGAGACCATATATCACCGAGCGTTGGAACAAAAGCGTCCTCGGAAGGTTCTGCGAGCTTCACAATTTGGACATCGAGCTGACAGGGCACAGGTGGCGAAAAACCGTCGCAGCCCTTGCCGTTCGTGTTTTTACTAACGCATCAGTTCACTTAAAGGAACTATTCGGCCACGCAAGCCTCTCAATGACCGCTCGGTACATTCTGGCATCCCCATTCATACGAGAAGAAATACGTGACCTAACTCTTGATGAAGTAAGAAGAACAGGAAAAACCTTACTTGAAAGCCTGTCTGTTTTTGGCGGACCTGGCCTCGGAGGAAGACACGGAAAGGAAATGGAGCGGCGCTTCAGCGAGCTCTTTGCCACTGACATTACCGAGATTGACGTAGGCAAAACGATCGATGAGTTCGTTGAAGAGATGCTCCGACAGAACATGCTGCCCATCCCCGTCATGCCAGGCGTCCTCTGCATGAAGCCCGCGAATGCCAGAGGCGCTTGCGCGATAACATCAGGAGACCGCCTGGCGGATCCCGCTCGATGCTCTGCCGCCTGTACATGGCAGGTGCAAGAGGCCCATCGACGCGAGGTCATCGTCTTCGTGATCCGTCGAATTGCCCAAAAGTGGACGTCCTGGACATCGCTTCAACAGCATTATTGGGGAGCGCAGTGTCGCGATCAGATTCGCGCTTGGCCGGAATTGGCCGCCCAACTGGATGATTTTCCCGGGATGCCAACCATGCTGAAGCGGATGATTTTGGGGATTGATGAATGTCCACCGACCGCAAACTGA
- a CDS encoding conserved hypothetical protein (Evidence 4 : Unknown function but conserved in other organisms): MSRRYRKGDFSESHSNIANIASPPDPGHGRQPLVISASIGHGVSRTSSIQLDDLDRVQLFRNNSPGIREIFMNASPETADGYKGRLRHIERYIIWYSDTFQTAPPETAAEIDDHFCNTFAAWLVLPGQPQSSLAAAMRFFIRVLRAVGASPSLIPSNPFHDNDLPTPGDTLSKAEARKIVNQAKFEIGIVKRRTHEAHRLAGSGHDPHRNAGGRHGDWQQPKNRAWVIKRLLNREIHSFEDLRLNLGRNTLIRGLEGQPGAEYVAPDGTIQRMVGWMGHLRWFFPWADDMAPFIVLVMLRTGWNLSTVAALRTRSWVEPYPFRLSGRTGEDHVYVVSYKTRGRSSRLQSSAVVKAPSSKRPWSHPYRLLKYLDYLTLALRKEMYRKLNELLRKAKLEKSDEDELNKLSQIKDDIFIYKSERGITSLYWEARNGKTRGIQAFLQRCGSDASVRDLRDATILFSYETSGQNLFVAQIAANHTDRETTALYVRRRRTQERVWDDAVRLFDASLSLIQSGDFNTDKVRTILKQQGLTSHQIDNLTNRENRARWGNRCADPENPPKDFARDAAGTCQSQDCIDGCPHARWFADSVEYVCRELINAERLHERLSLQSTEGSSLESRINRCRELLTRWPAETVNKALEAAKSKMKREPDLFFGSVS, encoded by the coding sequence ATGTCTAGGAGGTACAGAAAAGGCGATTTCTCGGAATCTCACTCCAATATCGCGAATATTGCCTCGCCACCCGACCCTGGACACGGGAGGCAGCCTCTCGTTATTTCTGCCAGCATCGGACATGGGGTGTCGAGAACATCGAGCATTCAACTCGATGATCTCGATCGCGTGCAATTATTTAGGAATAACTCTCCTGGGATCCGAGAGATTTTTATGAATGCGTCGCCAGAGACAGCCGATGGATACAAGGGAAGGCTGAGGCATATCGAGAGATATATTATATGGTATTCTGATACATTTCAGACCGCTCCACCTGAGACGGCCGCAGAAATCGATGATCATTTCTGCAACACTTTCGCCGCCTGGTTGGTTCTCCCAGGGCAGCCGCAAAGCTCGCTTGCAGCCGCAATGCGATTCTTCATACGAGTTTTGCGCGCTGTAGGCGCCTCACCTAGCCTGATTCCAAGTAACCCCTTTCACGACAACGATCTCCCCACGCCTGGCGACACCTTGTCAAAGGCGGAGGCGAGAAAAATCGTCAATCAAGCAAAATTCGAGATCGGAATCGTCAAGCGCCGGACACACGAGGCGCATCGTCTTGCTGGATCTGGCCACGACCCCCACCGCAATGCAGGCGGACGCCATGGCGATTGGCAACAACCCAAAAACCGAGCTTGGGTCATAAAGCGGCTGCTGAACAGAGAGATCCATTCTTTCGAAGACCTACGGCTCAATCTCGGCCGAAACACATTGATCCGCGGCCTCGAGGGACAGCCCGGAGCAGAATACGTCGCACCCGACGGGACAATCCAGAGAATGGTGGGTTGGATGGGCCACCTACGATGGTTCTTCCCGTGGGCGGATGACATGGCACCGTTCATCGTACTTGTTATGCTCCGTACCGGCTGGAATCTATCCACTGTCGCAGCATTGCGCACCCGCTCCTGGGTCGAGCCCTATCCCTTTCGGTTGAGCGGACGAACTGGGGAGGACCATGTCTACGTAGTCTCATACAAGACACGTGGCCGCAGCAGCCGCCTCCAATCGAGCGCCGTTGTCAAAGCCCCGTCATCAAAACGACCTTGGTCACACCCATATCGCCTACTCAAATATTTGGATTATCTAACGCTCGCCTTACGAAAGGAAATGTACCGAAAGCTGAACGAACTTCTTCGAAAAGCGAAACTAGAAAAATCTGATGAAGACGAACTGAACAAATTATCGCAGATTAAAGACGATATCTTTATATACAAGAGTGAGAGGGGGATTACTTCCTTATATTGGGAAGCTAGAAACGGAAAAACCCGGGGAATTCAGGCATTCTTGCAACGATGCGGATCGGACGCGAGCGTGAGGGATCTTCGCGATGCAACAATACTTTTCAGCTATGAAACATCTGGGCAGAATTTATTTGTTGCACAGATTGCTGCAAATCACACAGATCGGGAGACGACCGCCCTCTATGTTCGTCGAAGGCGGACGCAAGAGAGGGTTTGGGACGACGCCGTCCGGTTGTTCGACGCCTCGCTCAGCTTGATCCAATCGGGCGACTTCAACACCGACAAGGTGCGGACGATCCTGAAGCAACAGGGCCTCACCTCGCACCAGATTGACAACCTGACAAACCGGGAAAATCGAGCGCGATGGGGCAATAGGTGCGCAGACCCAGAGAATCCACCCAAAGATTTCGCCAGAGATGCTGCTGGAACTTGCCAATCGCAAGACTGCATTGACGGGTGCCCTCACGCACGTTGGTTCGCAGACAGTGTCGAGTACGTCTGTCGTGAATTGATAAATGCAGAACGACTGCATGAAAGATTAAGTCTTCAGTCAACCGAAGGCAGCTCGTTGGAGAGCCGCATCAATCGCTGTCGAGAACTCCTTACTCGATGGCCTGCTGAAACAGTGAACAAAGCTCTTGAGGCGGCAAAGTCAAAAATGAAAAGAGAGCCAGATCTTTTTTTTGGATCCGTATCATGA
- a CDS encoding Phage integrase family protein, with protein sequence MATVHWPGNEVARVPKRAHLIGVPFIMTGEEEFPDGINAFILERARGKVSALHGAAPRVRLRPLDREARRKIAYNLADLLTWGETERAHPTQGSIRWDQLKSWHILEMYQDALIRGYWSENFFRTKSPSPIAPETVRTKISHALGCFKWMADNGFVTNFDYEPALQTITLSKDACLLSYRRELQQAVTNSVPVAARAFRKSPGDQPLPTLPHLHAFFSALPTGPHRLIALQMFETGMRAMEVIENTLIPGRVHQRCMDRSKWHVHPSWSGQPLTLQWSLGDDRMIGVIPPLEMVEWKLRPGSGWDRRSSPGSGLDYGYQCDYRIIGKGPKVRLAHLPPKLLLAIWAYINGARRSGEGSAHVYLNRFQQKMSYHAVWEAFNAANHAIKSPLRLTPHVMRHAYACYFLEAAIIKAGQDRGYDRNSIPPEFILEHGSTVLLTIQSDLGHSEAKSTKKYLEQVAKGWIRMSAHQTWNQFLDEVQLDV encoded by the coding sequence ATGGCCACGGTCCATTGGCCGGGGAACGAGGTCGCTCGCGTGCCGAAACGCGCGCACCTCATCGGCGTCCCCTTCATCATGACTGGCGAAGAGGAATTTCCCGATGGCATCAACGCCTTCATTCTCGAAAGAGCGCGCGGAAAAGTCTCCGCGCTTCACGGCGCCGCTCCGCGGGTTCGTCTGCGCCCCCTCGACCGAGAGGCACGTCGCAAGATCGCTTATAATCTCGCGGACCTGTTGACCTGGGGTGAAACAGAAAGAGCACATCCAACGCAGGGCAGCATCAGATGGGATCAACTGAAAAGCTGGCACATCCTTGAGATGTACCAGGATGCGCTCATTCGCGGATACTGGTCAGAAAACTTCTTCAGAACGAAGTCGCCGTCGCCCATTGCCCCCGAAACAGTCCGGACAAAAATCAGCCATGCCTTAGGCTGCTTTAAGTGGATGGCGGACAACGGCTTTGTCACGAATTTCGATTACGAGCCCGCTCTTCAAACGATCACTCTTTCGAAGGACGCGTGCCTGCTCTCGTATCGCAGGGAGCTGCAACAGGCGGTTACAAATTCGGTCCCAGTCGCCGCTCGGGCGTTTCGAAAATCGCCAGGCGATCAGCCTTTACCGACTTTGCCGCATCTCCATGCGTTCTTCTCGGCTTTGCCAACCGGGCCGCACAGGCTGATCGCGCTGCAAATGTTCGAAACCGGCATGCGTGCAATGGAGGTCATCGAGAACACCCTGATCCCTGGGCGCGTTCACCAACGCTGCATGGATCGGTCGAAGTGGCATGTACATCCGAGCTGGTCAGGTCAACCGCTAACACTCCAATGGTCCTTGGGTGACGATCGAATGATCGGCGTCATACCTCCACTAGAGATGGTGGAATGGAAATTGAGGCCAGGCTCGGGCTGGGATCGCCGATCAAGTCCCGGCAGCGGATTGGACTACGGTTACCAGTGCGACTATCGGATTATTGGAAAGGGTCCCAAGGTTCGCCTGGCTCATCTTCCACCCAAGCTCCTCCTAGCCATTTGGGCCTACATCAACGGAGCGCGCCGTAGCGGCGAAGGCTCCGCGCATGTTTACCTGAATAGGTTTCAGCAGAAAATGTCGTATCACGCAGTCTGGGAAGCCTTCAATGCGGCCAACCACGCGATCAAGTCACCATTGCGTCTTACGCCACACGTTATGCGGCATGCATATGCCTGCTATTTTTTAGAAGCAGCAATAATTAAGGCAGGGCAAGATCGCGGTTACGATCGAAACTCGATTCCACCCGAGTTTATCTTGGAGCACGGGAGCACGGTTCTTCTGACAATTCAATCTGACCTCGGCCATTCGGAAGCCAAATCAACCAAAAAGTACCTCGAACAGGTTGCCAAAGGTTGGATCCGAATGTCCGCTCATCAAACTTGGAACCAGTTCTTGGATGAGGTTCAGCTCGATGTCTAG
- a CDS encoding hypothetical protein (Evidence 5 : Unknown function), whose amino-acid sequence MGWRLVAEGVLHASGGLFVLTALSLGLPQIEQSLVVHMLGQG is encoded by the coding sequence TTGGGGTGGAGGCTCGTTGCAGAGGGGGTGCTGCACGCGAGTGGCGGTCTTTTTGTCCTGACGGCTTTGTCACTTGGTCTCCCCCAGATCGAACAATCACTTGTTGTCCATATGTTGGGTCAGGGGTAG
- a CDS encoding hypothetical protein (Evidence 5 : Unknown function) — protein sequence MVKRRRAAVSVRRHFGLSPSNWGAQKFSPYWARARLPRLNGAFQAGGIPNSIADELQRMSGLIASRADETLASARMRFASKNPRTPFSVHGAVRALSAGTRPWRRRLLRWVPPRASRAVAFGNFDPAVSRSEPARGPS from the coding sequence GTGGTAAAGCGCCGCCGCGCAGCCGTTTCCGTCCGCCGCCATTTTGGGCTCTCGCCCTCAAATTGGGGCGCTCAGAAGTTTAGTCCCTATTGGGCACGTGCTCGCCTGCCTCGGCTCAACGGGGCTTTCCAAGCCGGCGGCATTCCGAATTCGATCGCCGACGAGCTTCAACGCATGTCTGGGCTGATCGCTTCTCGAGCAGACGAGACGCTTGCCTCCGCCAGAATGCGCTTCGCCTCTAAAAATCCGCGAACTCCTTTCTCCGTTCACGGCGCGGTCCGTGCGCTTTCAGCCGGCACCCGTCCTTGGCGCAGGCGCCTGTTGCGGTGGGTGCCGCCGCGAGCATCTCGAGCCGTGGCCTTCGGAAATTTCGACCCGGCTGTCTCGCGATCGGAGCCCGCGCGAGGTCCATCATGA
- a CDS encoding PepSY domain-containing protein, producing the protein MQAKAAMIGLLAALALNGLAIPASHGMEPELTISESQARDIAWRAGLIHVEEITRTGDRWEVAGRSADDDEMILDIDIRNGRILD; encoded by the coding sequence ATGCAGGCGAAAGCTGCCATGATCGGCCTGCTGGCCGCACTCGCGCTGAACGGCCTCGCCATTCCGGCAAGCCACGGCATGGAACCGGAGCTGACGATATCGGAAAGCCAGGCGCGCGATATCGCCTGGCGCGCCGGCCTGATTCACGTCGAGGAGATCACCCGCACCGGCGACCGTTGGGAGGTCGCCGGCCGCAGCGCGGACGACGATGAAATGATCCTCGATATCGACATCAGAAATGGTCGCATTCTCGATTGA